One window of the Mycobacterium haemophilum DSM 44634 genome contains the following:
- a CDS encoding homoserine dehydrogenase has product MSGDEKPVGVAVLGLGNVGSEVVRIIEDSADDLAARIGAPLVLRGIGVRRVAADRDVPVGLLTDNIEELVSREDVDIVVEVMGPVEPSRKAILSALEHGKSVVTANKALLATSTGELAQAAESAHVDLYFEAAVAGAIPVIRPLTQSLAGDTVLRVAGIVNGTTNYILSAMDSTGADYDSALADASALGYAEADPTADVEGYDAAAKAAILASIAFHTRVTADDVYREGITKITPADFESAKALGCTIKLLSICERITADDGQQRVSARVYPALVPMSHPLATVSGAFNAVVVEAEAAGRLMFYGQGAGGAPTASAVTGDLVMAARNRVLGSRGPKESKYAQLPVAPMGFISTRYYVSMNVADKPGVLSAVAAEFAKREVSIAEVRQEGVVDDGGRRVGARIVVVTHGATDAALSETVDALADLDVVQGVTSALRLEGTSL; this is encoded by the coding sequence ATGTCCGGTGATGAAAAGCCGGTCGGCGTAGCAGTACTCGGGCTGGGCAATGTCGGCAGCGAAGTTGTTCGCATTATCGAGGACAGCGCTGACGACCTCGCGGCTCGCATCGGTGCTCCACTGGTGCTGCGGGGCATCGGGGTCCGCCGGGTCGCCGCCGACCGCGATGTTCCGGTCGGCCTACTGACCGACAACATCGAAGAACTCGTCTCGCGTGAGGATGTCGACATCGTCGTCGAAGTGATGGGGCCAGTTGAGCCGTCTCGCAAGGCGATCCTGTCGGCGCTCGAGCACGGCAAATCCGTCGTCACGGCGAACAAGGCGTTGCTAGCCACCTCCACAGGAGAATTGGCGCAAGCGGCCGAAAGTGCGCATGTCGACCTGTATTTCGAAGCGGCAGTAGCAGGTGCCATTCCGGTAATCCGCCCGCTCACCCAGTCACTGGCCGGCGACACCGTGCTGCGGGTGGCCGGCATCGTGAACGGCACCACCAACTACATTCTGTCCGCGATGGACAGCACTGGCGCCGACTACGACAGCGCGCTGGCCGACGCGAGCGCGCTGGGCTACGCCGAGGCCGATCCCACCGCGGACGTCGAAGGCTATGACGCCGCGGCCAAGGCCGCGATCCTGGCATCGATCGCCTTCCACACCCGGGTCACTGCCGATGACGTCTATCGCGAGGGCATCACCAAGATCACCCCGGCTGACTTCGAGTCGGCGAAGGCATTGGGATGCACCATCAAGCTCTTGTCCATCTGCGAGCGCATCACCGCCGACGACGGCCAGCAACGAGTTTCGGCCCGCGTGTATCCGGCGCTGGTGCCCATGTCGCATCCGCTTGCCACGGTCAGCGGAGCGTTTAACGCCGTGGTGGTGGAGGCTGAGGCGGCCGGGCGGCTGATGTTCTACGGCCAGGGCGCCGGCGGCGCACCTACCGCGTCGGCGGTGACCGGCGACTTGGTAATGGCAGCGCGCAACCGAGTGCTCGGCAGCCGCGGACCAAAAGAATCCAAGTATGCTCAACTGCCTGTGGCACCAATGGGTTTCATTTCGACTCGGTATTACGTGAGCATGAATGTCGCCGACAAGCCCGGCGTATTGTCCGCGGTGGCAGCAGAATTCGCTAAGCGCGAGGTGAGCATCGCCGAGGTCCGCCAAGAAGGTGTGGTGGATGACGGCGGACGACGGGTGGGAGCCCGTATCGTAGTGGTCACCCATGGCGCCACCGACGCTGCGCTCTCCGAAACCGTCGATGCGCTGGCTGACTTAGACGTCGTGCAGGGTGTCACAAGTGCGTTGCGACTGGAAGGAACCAGCCTGTGA
- the lysA gene encoding diaminopimelate decarboxylase translates to MSRRQAPDDLLQLASNVWPRNTTRDETGVACIAGSKLTDLAQEYGTPLFVIDEDDFRARCREIAAAFGGGENVHYAAKAFLCTEIARWIDEEGLSLDVCSGGELAVALHAAFPPERITLHGNNKSVAELTDAVKAGVGHIVLDSTTEIERLDAIAGEAGIIQDVLVRLTVGVEAHTHEFIATAHEDQKFGLSVASGAAMAAVRRVFATDHLRLVGLHSHIGSQIFDVAGFELAAHRVIGLLREIVGEFGPGKTAQLSTVDLGGGLGISYLPDDDPPPIAELAAKLSAIVSNESAAVGLPAPKLVVEPGRAIAGPGTITLYEVGTVKDVDVSATANRRYVSVDGGMSDNIRTALYDAQYDVRLVSRTSDAAAIPARIVGKHCESGDIVVRDTWVPGDLQPGDLVGVAATGAYCYSLSSRYNMIGRPAVVAVRAGRARLILRRETVDDLLSLEVR, encoded by the coding sequence CTGTCGCGGCGGCAAGCTCCAGACGATCTGTTGCAGCTAGCGTCAAATGTATGGCCACGCAACACAACTCGCGACGAAACCGGCGTGGCCTGCATTGCCGGCAGCAAGCTGACCGACCTTGCCCAGGAGTACGGGACTCCGCTGTTCGTCATCGACGAGGACGACTTTCGCGCCCGTTGCCGGGAGATTGCGGCGGCATTCGGCGGCGGGGAAAATGTGCACTATGCCGCCAAGGCCTTCCTGTGCACCGAGATAGCGCGGTGGATCGACGAGGAAGGTCTTTCTCTCGACGTGTGCAGCGGCGGCGAGCTGGCCGTCGCGCTGCACGCCGCCTTTCCGCCAGAGCGGATTACCTTGCACGGCAACAACAAATCGGTCGCAGAGTTGACTGACGCAGTCAAAGCCGGAGTGGGCCATATCGTTTTAGACTCGACGACCGAAATCGAGCGCCTCGACGCCATCGCGGGCGAAGCGGGCATCATCCAAGATGTCCTGGTGCGCCTGACCGTCGGTGTAGAGGCGCACACCCATGAGTTCATCGCCACTGCACACGAAGACCAAAAGTTCGGGCTGTCGGTGGCCAGCGGTGCGGCGATGGCAGCGGTCCGCCGGGTGTTCGCGACCGATCATCTGCGACTGGTTGGGCTGCACAGCCACATCGGTTCGCAGATCTTCGATGTCGCCGGCTTCGAGCTTGCCGCGCACCGGGTTATCGGCCTGCTGCGCGAGATTGTCGGTGAGTTTGGACCCGGCAAGACGGCCCAGCTATCGACCGTCGATCTCGGTGGCGGCCTGGGTATCTCGTACCTGCCGGACGACGACCCACCGCCGATCGCCGAGCTGGCGGCCAAGCTGAGCGCCATCGTGAGCAACGAGTCGGCCGCGGTGGGGCTGCCGGCGCCCAAGCTTGTGGTCGAGCCCGGACGCGCCATTGCCGGACCAGGCACCATCACCCTGTATGAAGTCGGCACCGTCAAGGACGTCGACGTCAGCGCCACCGCGAACCGGCGTTACGTCAGCGTCGACGGCGGCATGAGCGATAACATTCGTACCGCGCTCTACGACGCACAATATGACGTCCGACTTGTCTCGAGAACCAGCGATGCGGCAGCGATACCTGCTCGGATCGTCGGAAAGCACTGCGAAAGTGGCGATATCGTGGTGCGTGACACCTGGGTACCCGGCGACCTGCAGCCCGGCGACCTGGTTGGGGTCGCCGCAACGGGGGCCTACTGCTATTCGCTGTCAAGCCGTTACAACATGATCGGCCGTCCCGCTGTGGTCGCGGTGCGCGCCGGGCGGGCTCGTCTGATCCTGCGCCGGGAGACGGTCGACGATCTGCTGAGTCTGGAAGTGAGGTGA
- the argS gene encoding arginine--tRNA ligase, producing the protein MTPADLAELLKTTATAVLAERGLDAAALPPTVTVERPRNPEHGDYASNLAMQLGKKVGANPRELAGWLAEALVQADGIADVEVAGPGFINMRLEASAQAKVVNTVIDAGNSFGHSEALAGHQINLEFVSANPTGPIHIGGTRWAAVGDALGRLLTTQGADVVREYYFNDHGAQIDRFTNSLIAAAKGEPTPADGYAGTYITDIAAQVMQQAPDALSLPEPEMHETVREIGVDLMFTHIKKSLHEFGTDFDVYTHEDSMHTSGRVDQAIARLRETGNIYEKDGATWLRTSAFGDDKDRVVIKSDGKPAYIAGDLAYYLDKRQRGFDLCIYMLGADHHGYIARLKAAAAAFGDDPATVEVLIGQMVNLVRDGQPVRMSKRAGTVITLDDLVEAIGVDAARYSLIRSSVDTAIDIDLELWSSASNENPVYYVQYAHARLSALARNAAELGLIPDTGNLELLSHDKEGALLRTVGEFPRVLKTAASLREPHRVCRYLEDLAGDYHRFYDSCRVLPQGDEQPTDLHTARLALCQATRQVIANGLAILGVSAPERM; encoded by the coding sequence GTGACCCCCGCCGACCTGGCTGAGCTGCTCAAAACCACCGCTACTGCGGTGCTGGCCGAGCGTGGGCTCGACGCTGCCGCTCTGCCGCCGACGGTCACCGTCGAGCGGCCGCGCAATCCCGAGCACGGCGATTACGCCAGCAACCTGGCCATGCAGCTGGGCAAAAAAGTCGGCGCAAACCCGCGTGAGCTGGCCGGATGGCTTGCCGAAGCGCTGGTGCAGGCCGACGGCATCGCGGACGTAGAGGTGGCCGGACCCGGCTTCATCAACATGCGCCTCGAGGCGTCGGCGCAGGCCAAAGTTGTCAACACCGTCATTGACGCTGGCAACAGCTTCGGTCACTCCGAGGCGCTGGCCGGCCACCAGATCAACCTGGAATTCGTCTCGGCCAACCCGACCGGACCGATCCACATCGGCGGCACTCGGTGGGCCGCCGTCGGCGACGCCCTCGGCCGCCTCCTCACCACACAGGGTGCCGACGTGGTGCGCGAATACTATTTCAACGACCACGGCGCCCAGATCGACCGGTTCACCAACTCGCTGATCGCCGCGGCCAAAGGCGAGCCCACCCCGGCCGACGGCTACGCGGGCACCTACATCACCGATATCGCCGCGCAGGTGATGCAGCAGGCGCCCGACGCGCTGAGCCTGCCCGAACCCGAGATGCACGAGACCGTCCGCGAAATCGGCGTTGACCTGATGTTCACCCACATCAAAAAGTCACTGCACGAGTTCGGCACTGACTTCGACGTCTACACCCACGAAGACTCGATGCACACCAGCGGCCGCGTCGATCAGGCCATCGCCAGGCTGCGCGAGACCGGCAACATCTACGAAAAAGATGGCGCAACCTGGTTGCGCACCAGCGCTTTTGGTGACGACAAGGACCGCGTCGTGATCAAGAGCGATGGCAAGCCGGCTTATATCGCCGGCGATCTTGCCTACTACCTCGACAAACGGCAACGCGGCTTCGACCTGTGCATCTACATGCTCGGTGCCGACCACCACGGATACATCGCCCGACTCAAGGCTGCGGCCGCCGCATTCGGCGATGACCCGGCCACCGTCGAGGTGCTCATCGGGCAGATGGTGAACCTGGTCCGCGACGGCCAGCCGGTCCGGATGAGCAAGCGAGCCGGCACCGTGATCACCCTCGACGACCTGGTCGAGGCGATCGGCGTCGACGCCGCGCGCTACAGCCTGATCCGCTCGTCGGTGGACACCGCGATCGACATCGACCTGGAGCTGTGGTCCTCGGCATCGAATGAAAACCCGGTCTATTACGTGCAATACGCGCATGCCCGGCTATCGGCACTGGCCCGCAACGCCGCCGAACTCGGCCTGATCCCGGACACCGGCAACCTCGAGCTGCTCAGCCACGACAAAGAAGGTGCGCTATTGCGCACCGTCGGTGAATTCCCGCGGGTGCTGAAAACAGCTGCGTCGCTAAGAGAACCCCATCGGGTATGCCGTTACCTGGAAGACCTCGCCGGCGACTACCACCGGTTTTACGACTCCTGTCGGGTGTTGCCTCAGGGCGACGAGCAGCCTACCGATCTGCACACCGCGCGCCTGGCCCTGTGCCAGGCCACTCGTCAGGTTATTGCTAACGGGCTGGCAATACTTGGAGTCAGCGCACCGGAGCGGATGTGA
- a CDS encoding HigA family addiction module antitoxin yields MADFAPTHPGEILAEEFLVPMRITPYRLAKEIGVPQTRLSEIIAGRRAITADTGLRLSRALGLSDMFWINLQARYDADMVRIDKSAELEHIRPLAACAG; encoded by the coding sequence ATGGCCGATTTCGCACCCACCCACCCCGGCGAGATCCTCGCCGAGGAGTTCCTGGTACCCATGAGGATCACCCCCTACCGTCTCGCGAAGGAGATCGGCGTACCGCAGACCCGCCTGAGTGAGATCATCGCCGGCCGGCGTGCCATCACGGCTGACACTGGGCTGCGGCTATCGCGGGCACTGGGCCTTAGTGACATGTTCTGGATCAACCTACAGGCGCGCTACGACGCCGACATGGTCCGCATCGACAAGAGCGCCGAGCTCGAGCACATTCGTCCACTAGCTGCGTGCGCTGGCTGA
- a CDS encoding type II toxin-antitoxin system RelE/ParE family toxin: MIRSFSDSDTQKIWELRCPKGISKDLAKAVRRKMQILDAAENINDLRVPPGNRLEKLTAKGGREGQHSIRINDQYRICFKWSNGGADNVELVDYHD, translated from the coding sequence GTGATCCGGTCGTTCAGCGACAGCGACACCCAGAAGATCTGGGAGCTGCGCTGCCCGAAAGGGATCAGCAAGGATCTGGCGAAAGCGGTTCGCCGGAAGATGCAGATCCTCGACGCCGCAGAGAACATCAACGATCTACGGGTTCCTCCAGGGAACCGCTTGGAAAAGCTGACGGCTAAGGGCGGCCGTGAAGGGCAACACAGCATCCGCATCAACGACCAGTACCGAATCTGCTTCAAGTGGAGCAACGGCGGCGCGGACAACGTTGAACTGGTTGACTACCACGACTGA
- a CDS encoding pyridoxamine 5'-phosphate oxidase family protein, producing the protein MTITQRNLDGYGAPTIEWARVKAVLDGQLTQAPGTGGPQRHTVWLTTINPDGSPHVMPLGVVHRGGSWYFTSGPVTRKSRNLARDPRCVVSVATDPFDLVIEGSAERVTDAGELGSVAEAFVSAGWPAEVAGDALTAQYSAPSAGPAPWHAYRLKPSTVFALGTSEPFGATKFQLDRS; encoded by the coding sequence ATGACAATCACACAGCGCAATCTCGACGGATACGGGGCGCCGACGATTGAATGGGCCCGCGTCAAAGCTGTGCTCGACGGCCAGCTGACGCAGGCGCCAGGCACCGGTGGTCCGCAACGCCACACGGTGTGGCTTACCACGATCAACCCTGACGGCAGCCCGCATGTGATGCCGTTGGGGGTGGTTCACCGCGGTGGCTCCTGGTACTTCACATCCGGCCCGGTCACTCGGAAATCGCGCAACTTAGCCCGCGACCCCAGGTGCGTGGTCAGCGTCGCTACCGATCCGTTTGACCTCGTCATCGAAGGTAGCGCCGAACGGGTGACCGATGCGGGCGAATTAGGTTCCGTCGCTGAGGCTTTCGTCAGCGCCGGATGGCCTGCTGAGGTTGCCGGCGACGCGCTCACGGCCCAGTACAGTGCGCCGTCGGCCGGGCCGGCGCCGTGGCACGCCTATCGGCTGAAGCCGTCGACAGTGTTCGCGCTGGGCACGTCGGAGCCCTTTGGCGCCACAAAGTTTCAGTTGGACCGAAGCTAG
- a CDS encoding NUDIX domain-containing protein gives MVLRQDDIRLPDGSPSIYGVVDKPTYALVMPYDGHRFQLVEQFRYPVGARRWEFPQGTAPDLTDLEPAELAERELREETGLRATSFEALGQLDTAPGMTSQRGWVFLATGISEGAAEREHEEQDMRSAWFSREDFEQMIRSGVIVDAQSIAAYGLFLLSGR, from the coding sequence ATGGTGCTCCGCCAGGACGACATTCGCCTCCCTGATGGCAGCCCCAGCATCTACGGCGTCGTGGACAAGCCGACATACGCGCTGGTGATGCCCTACGATGGGCATCGCTTCCAGTTGGTCGAGCAGTTCCGGTATCCCGTCGGCGCCCGGCGCTGGGAGTTCCCTCAGGGCACGGCTCCTGATCTGACTGACCTCGAACCGGCTGAGCTGGCCGAGCGTGAGCTACGCGAGGAGACCGGATTACGTGCGACATCGTTCGAGGCGCTCGGCCAGCTCGACACCGCGCCGGGAATGACCAGCCAGCGCGGGTGGGTGTTTTTGGCCACCGGGATCTCCGAGGGAGCAGCGGAGCGCGAGCACGAGGAGCAGGACATGCGCAGTGCTTGGTTCTCGCGCGAAGACTTCGAGCAGATGATCCGCTCGGGGGTGATCGTTGACGCGCAGTCGATTGCGGCCTACGGCCTGTTCTTGCTGAGCGGGCGATGA
- a CDS encoding VOC family protein — MTISFNHTIVASRDKQESAEFLTELFGLPRPTPSGRFMVVALEHGVNLDYADVQEGEEIPRQHYAFLVSDQEFDAIYGKIESRGLPHWADPGAKRPGEINHNDGGRGVYFSDPSGHAMEILTRPYGSGG, encoded by the coding sequence ATGACTATCAGTTTCAACCACACCATTGTCGCGTCACGCGACAAGCAAGAATCCGCGGAATTTCTCACCGAGCTGTTCGGCCTGCCGCGCCCCACACCGTCTGGCCGTTTCATGGTCGTCGCCCTCGAACACGGCGTCAATCTCGACTATGCGGATGTCCAAGAAGGCGAAGAGATCCCACGGCAGCACTACGCATTTCTGGTTTCGGACCAGGAGTTCGACGCGATCTACGGCAAGATCGAATCGCGTGGATTGCCGCACTGGGCGGACCCGGGCGCCAAACGTCCCGGCGAGATCAACCACAACGACGGCGGCCGCGGAGTGTATTTTTCGGATCCCTCCGGCCATGCCATGGAGATCCTTACCCGACCCTACGGCTCGGGCGGCTAA
- a CDS encoding Rrf2 family transcriptional regulator, translating to MRMSAKAEYAVRAMIQLATVANGTLVKTDDLAQAQGIPPQFLVDILTNLRTDRLVRSHRGREGGYELARPGTEISIADVLRCIDGPLASVRDIGLGDLPYSGPTAALTDVWRALRASMRSVLEETSLADVASGVLPKHVAKLADDYRDQESTRHGSPRGGD from the coding sequence ATGCGCATGTCAGCAAAGGCGGAGTATGCGGTGCGGGCGATGATCCAGCTCGCCACGGTCGCCAACGGCACGCTGGTTAAGACCGACGACTTGGCCCAGGCTCAGGGCATTCCGCCGCAATTTCTGGTCGACATCCTTACCAACTTGCGCACCGACCGGCTAGTGCGAAGTCACCGCGGTCGTGAGGGTGGCTACGAGCTGGCGCGTCCGGGAACCGAGATCAGCATTGCCGATGTGCTGCGCTGTATCGACGGGCCGCTGGCCAGCGTTCGCGACATCGGACTCGGCGACCTGCCGTACTCGGGCCCGACCGCGGCGTTGACCGACGTCTGGCGGGCACTACGCGCCAGCATGCGGTCGGTCCTGGAAGAAACAAGCTTGGCTGATGTCGCCTCCGGTGTCTTGCCGAAGCACGTCGCGAAACTCGCCGACGACTACCGGGATCAGGAGAGCACGCGGCACGGTTCACCGCGGGGCGGCGATTAG